GAAGACGGAGTCACGGCCGTTGACCGCCTCCATGACGTCGATCTCGCCGATCGCCGGCCAGCCGGTGTAGCCGTCGCGCAGCCCGGACCCGAGGGTCCAGAGGGCCGGCCAGTAGCCGGCCGCGGCGGGCCCGGTGACGTCCGGCAGGGCGATCGACGCCTCGATCCGCATCACCCCGCCGGGCGGCGGGGTGAGGTCGGAGCGCCGGGACTCGATCCGGCCCGAGGTCCAGCGGCCGTTCTCCAGCGTGGGCGCGATCTCCAGGGTGCCCCTGCCGTCGAGCCGGACGTTGGCGGTGGAGTCGGTCATCGTCTCGACCTCGCCCGTACCCCACTGCGCGGCCGGGCAGCCCGGGTAGCAGGTCCCCAGGTCGTACTGCCAGTCGGCGGCGGAGGGGCGGCTGCCCGCCGGGCCGTCGAAGTCGTCCCGCAGGAGCTGCGTCCAGCCGTCGGCGCCCGCCTCGGTGCGGGCCGGCACCACGCCGGCCCCGGTCAGCAGCCGCTCCAGCCTGGGAGTGAGCACGACGGCCGCGACGTTGGTCAGGTGCGCGTCGTCGCGATAGAGCAGGATGCGCTCCAGCACCGCCGGGCAGCTGCGCCCCTCGCCCGGGCAGAGGACCGAGTTCACCTCGACGGATCGCACGCCCGGCATCCGCCCGGCCGCGATCGCCTGCGCGAGCGGATCCGGCCACTGCGCGCGGGCCCGGTCGAACGCGCAGGCGCCCGGGTCGTCCGGGTGTCCGGAGAGGCAGACCGGGATGTCCGTCCCGGGCACCGGGGTGTCCTGGAGGTAGACGATCGGCACGCCGAGCTCGCGCAGCGGCGCCAGGGTCCGCTCCCAGCCGTCGGCCAGGCGCTGTTGGTCGTCGGTGTAGCGGTTGAGCGAGGCGATCACGATCAGCCGGGGCCTGGGCTCACTGCGGAGCCTGGCGACACTGTTCGCCCGCCAGCTGTCGCACTCCCGGTACTCCCGGCCCAACTGCGGGTTCACGACGGTGAGTTCCGGCAGCGGGCAGCCCTGCTTGACCAGCTCCTCCAGGGCCCAGTTGCGCTCTGCCGCGATGGCGAGCATCGGCGAGAACCACTGCCCGGCGTGCGAGTCGCCGAGCAGCACGATCCGGTCCGGGCCGGGCGCGCCGAAACGGCAGTCCGGGCTGACGGTCACGGCCGGCGCCACCTCGCACTCGCCGTCCGGCGGGAAGTCCTTGCGGGCCTGGACGGCGTCCGGCACGGTCGGCCCGCTTCTGAGCGGTGCGGCGGTACGGGACAGCAGGGAGGTGCCGTCCGGCGAACCGGGCGGCAGGCCGAGCATGTCGACCGGGGCGGCCGGCCCGAGCAGCCGGAGCGTCCCGGTGCCGACGACCAGGGCGAGCACGACCGGGACGACGACTGCCGCGAGCCCGAGCGACAGGCCGCGCCTCGGAAGTTCGGAGAGCGTGCGACTGCGGCGCAGCGGCTGTTCGATCCAGCGCAGCGCGGCCGCCGCGGGGAGGACGGCCGCCAGGGTCAGCGCGACCCTGACCGGCCACCCCAGCACCCCGAAGCGGGCCTCGGCGAGCACGAGGACGGGCCAGTGCCACAGGTAGAGGTTGTAGGAGAGCCGGCCCACGGCGCGCGGGGCCCGGGCGGCCAGCAGCCGGTCCACTCCCGGTCCGCCGGCCACCGGTGCGCCGGCCACCGGGCCCCCGCCGTCCCGGCCCGGCGTGCCCGCCAGGATGACGGCGGCGGCGCCGAGGGTCGGCACCAGCGCCGCGTACCCGGGGTAGGGGGTGGCCGCGTCGTACCCGAGGACGCAGCAGACGATCGCCGCCGCCCCCGCCCAGCCGCACAGCAGGCGCAGCGGGAGCGGCCCGCGCAGCCGGTGCCAGGGCAGCAGGGCCAGCAGCGCCCCGACGCCGAACTGCCAGACCCGCGACGGCGTGCCGAGGTAGGCCAGCGAGACGGAACCGTGCGTCCAGTGCAGCGACAGGGCGAAGGAGCCGAGCGTCAGCAGCGCGGTGAGCACCGCCACCGTCGCGCGCACGGCCCGGCCGCGGCGCACCGCCCGGGCCGTGAGGAGCACCAGGACGGCCAGCAGCGGGGCCCAGACCAGGTAGAACTGCTCCTCCACCGCGAGCGACCAGAAGTGCAGCAGCGGGCTCGGATCCCGCCCGGCCGCGAGGTAGTCGGTCTGCTGGGCGACGAAGCGCCAGTTGGAGACGGACAGCGCCGAGGCGAGGACGTCGTACTCCAGGTCGGTGCGGCGCAGCGGCGCGGTCAGCCAGGCGCCGGCCAGGGCGACCGTGCCGAGGACCAGGGCCGCCGAGGGCAGTAGCCGCCGCGCCCGGCGGGAGAAGAACTCACCCAGCCGGATCCGGCCGGTGGTGACCGCCTCGCGCACCAGGAGAGCGGTGATCAGGTAGCCGGAGATGACGAAGAAGACGTCCACGCCGACGAATCCGCCGGCCAGGCCGGGGACGGCGGCGTGGAAGCCGAGCACCGCGAGCACCGCCACCGCGCGCAGGCCCTCGATGTCGGGTCGGAAGGCCGCCGGACGCGGCCCCGGGCCCGGAGTACCGGGCCTGCGGGATCCGGAGCCGCCGGGTGGCGGGCCGGGGATGGTGAAGCTCTCCGGACGAAGGTCCGGAACCACGGTCGAGGACATCGGTGTGACGACCTTTCAGTCCAGCCAGGGCAGCATCGGGCTGACCCAGCCGGAGGCGAGCAGGGCGGTGAGGACGAGGGCGGCGGTGGCGGCGGACGCCTCGGGCCAGCGCCGGGGCAGCAGTCGCGCGGGCGGCGTGCCGCGGCGGGCGCGGCGCTCGGCCCGCGCGGCGGATCGCGCGGCGGACCTGGCCGCGCCGGGGCCTTCGGCGGCCGGCCGCAGTTCGGTGAGCAGGTCCCGGATCAGCGGGAGGCCGATCTGGGCCTGCACCACGAGGTACAGTCCGAGGCCCCAGTTGGGCCCCCAGCCGTTGCGGGCGACCGCCAGGGCGAGCCCGACGGCGGCCGCGCCGACGGAGGCGCAGAGCCAGCCGAGCGAGACCAGCACCACCTGGCGGGCCAGGCCGCCGGGCCTGGTACGGCCTGCGCCGGTGGGCACCCAGGCGGCGCTGCGGCCGCGCAGGGTGTGCCAGAACGCGGCTCCGGCGGCCACACTCATCAGCACGTTCGAGCGGATCACCTCGACCCGCCAGCGGGTGCGGCTGATCCGGGGCAGCAGGACGTGCCAGAGCCAGAGCGGCGCGAGCAGTGGCAGGACGTGCCAGGGCCGGATCTCGTCCGGGTACCGGAACATCATCACCAGCGGCGGCAGCGGCGCCGCGAAGATGTTGACCGCGGTGGTCAGGTAGCCCACGACGCCCTCGTAGAAGCAGAGCCGCATCCGCCAGGGCGCGCCGATCCGCTTGAGTTCGGGCGAGCCGAGCAGGTGCAGGTTGCCCATCGCCCAGCGGTACTGCTGGTTCACGAAGGACGCGAGGTTGTCGGGTGAGGTGCCCTTGGCGACCAGCACCGGGACGTAGAGGGTGCGGAATCCCTGCTCGTAGAGGGCGAGCCCGGTGAACAGGTCCTCGCTGTGGTCGAGCCTGGCGAAGCCGCCGGCCGCGTCGATCGCGGCCCGCCGGTAGACGGCGTTGCTCCCGCAGCAGATGGCGGCGTCGCTGGCGTCCCTGGACGGCTGGATCCAGCGGAAGAACCACTCCTGGGCCGATCCGGCGGCGCGCTGGATCCAGTCCATCGTCTCGTCGGTGTCGAAGCACTGCGGACTCTGCACGATGCCGGTCCGGGGATCGGCGAAGTACGGCACCAGGTGGCGCAGGAAGTCCGGCCGGGGTGCGAAGTCGGCGTCCAGGATGGCGATGTACTGCGCCTCGCTCAGGGTGAGCGCGTGGTTGAGGTTCCCGGCCTTCTTGAGGTGGCCGCGGTCGGGGCGCACGACGTACCGGTATCCGTACCCGGCCGCCAGCGCGGCGACCTCGGCGCGGTCGGCGTCGTCCAGCACCCAGACGGTCAGCGCGCCGGGCCAGTCGACGGCCGAGACCGCCCGGTAGGCGTTCTCCAGGACGTCGAGCGGTTCACCGCAGGTCGGCAGGTAGAGATCGACGGTGGGCAGTTCGGCCGGGTGCCAGGCGTTGACCAGCACCTCGTGCGACTGCCTGGTCAGCCGGCGCTGGCGAAGGCTGTTGACCGAGGACAGCGCGAGCGCGGCGAGGTTCAGTACCAGCACCGCGAGAAAGGCCCACAGGGCCGGGGTGCGCAGCGAGAAGGTGAGCATGGTCGCCGCGGTGAAGACGAAGGCGAGCGAGGCGCAGATCAGCACCCAGCGTCGCTGCGGCCCGAAGTACCAGTAGAGCTCCTGGTCGGAAGGTGGTTGAGGCAGGTGATGGATAGTCATGGGGCCCCCACAGCCGCGTGTCTGACAGCATCCTGGGGCCACCGTACCGCAATTGGTATAGACCATTCGACCAGCGACCGGGGAGCGGAACGGCATTCGGCCACGGGCCCGCACGGCCGGTGATCATTTGACCGTCCGGACCGGTGCCCGGCGGGAATCAGCAGGTCGCGCGGGGGTTAACAGTGGTCCAACTTCCCGCCGCCATCACTCGACGGGCTTCGCAGCGTCGGCGCCCGGGGGGACACGGAGGACCTTCGGTGCGCGCTCCACGGCGCGAGGTGCGCGGCCCGCCGCGCGCGGCGGGCGGTACGCGGTGCGACGCGCGCGGTACGCGTACGGCGGGCGGTACGACGCCACCGGGCGGAGCATCGGGCGACCCGTCCGCCGGTCGGCCGGGCGGGGCGCCGAGCGCCCCTCCCGCCGGCCGCCGGACGGCCCGTCAGGCGGTGGTGCCCTCCTGCTCGGCCTCGACCTCGGCGTTCCACTCGCGCTTGGAGGACTGCCAGCCGTCCTCGTCGTGGCCGAGGCGCCAGTAGCCGGAGATCGACAGGTCCTCCCGCGGGATCTCGCGCTCCACCCGCAGCAGGGCGCGCAGCTCCTTGACGAAGCCGGCCTCGCCGTGGACGAAGGCGTGCACCCGTCCCGGGGGGAACGCCAGCCCGCGCACCGCGTCCACCAGCGGCCCGCCGACCGGCCGCTCACCACGGTGCAACCAGACGACCTCGACACCGGAGTCGAACTTCTGCTCCTCCTCCGGGCCGGCGACCTCGACGAAGGCACGGACCACGGCGTCGGCGGGCAGCGACTCCAGCGCGGCCGCGATCGCGGGCAGCGCGCTCTCGTCGCCGGCGAGCAGGTGCCAGTCGGCCTCGACGTCGGGCGCGTAGCCACCCCCGGGGCCGTTGAACCGGACCACGTCGCCCGGCCGGGCGCGCGCCGCCCAGGGGCCGGCCAGGCCCTCATCGCCGTGGATCACGAAGTCCAGTGCCAGTTCGCGCAGTTCGGGGTTCCAGGAGCGGACCGTGTAGGTCCGGGTCACCGGCCACTGCTCACGCGGGAACTCCTCCCGGATCCGCTCCAGGTCGAAGGGCTCCGGGTACTCCACGCCCTCGGCGGGGAACAGCAGCTTCACGTAGTGGTCGGTCGAGGTGCCCGCCGTGAACGCGGCGAGCCCCTCCCCGCCGAGGACGACGCGCTGCATGTGCGGGGTCAGCCGCTCGGTGCGGACGACCTCCGCGGTGTGGGGCTTGCGGGGCCTGCGTACGGGACGCTCTGCCATGGGTTCTCCTGACGGGTGACGGCCTGACTCACTCACCTGGCATGATCGCCCATTCCCTCACGGGCTGCCGCGAGCCCCCCGGTCGAACGCCGGTCCGCCGGTCCGCCGGTCCGCCGGTCCGCCGGGCCCCGCCCCTGCCGCCGGCAGCCGACCCCTCGGCCGCCGCCGAGGAAATGGGATGCGGGCGGTACCGGGGCGGTCGATAGAATGGTCGCGGCCTGTGCCGACGACCGCCACCCTCGGTGACGGCCGCACGCGTGCCGCCGCACACGTGGCCGCCGCACACGCCGGCCATGGCCGCCGCCCCGCGCCCGACGCTCCCCGGAGCGCGGCGCCGACCTCACGCGAACGGGAGCATCCCAGGATGGCTCGACACCTGATCACCAGCGCGCTTCCCTACATCAACGGGATCAAGCACCTGGGGAACATGGTCGGGTCCATGCTCCCGGCGGACGTGTACTCCCGGTACCTGCGCCGGCGCGGCCACGAGGTGCTCTACATCTGCGCGACCGACGAGCACGGCACGCCCGCCGAGCTGGCCGCCAAGGCCGCCGGCCTGCCGGTGGAGGAGTACTGCGCGCGCCAGCACCTCGCGCAGAAGGCGGTCTACGACGGCTTCGCGCTGTCCTTCGACCACTTCGGGCGCAGCTCCTCCCGGCAGAACCGCGAGATCACCCAGGAGTTCGCGCGGGAGCTGCACGCCAACGGCTTCGTCGAGGAGCGCTCGGTGCGCCAGGTGTACTCGAACACCGACGGCCGGTTCCTGCCCGACCGCTACATCGAGGGCACCTGCCCGTACTGCGGCTACGACAAGGCCCGCGGCGACCAGTGCGAGAACTGCACCCGCCTGCTCGACCCGACCGATCTGATCGACGCCCGCTCGGCGGTCAGCGGCAGCCGGGACCTCGAAGTCCGCGAGACCACGCACCTGTTCCTGCTCCAGTCGAGGCTGGAGGGCGAGGTCGCCGCCTGGATCGACGCCTGCGGGGGCGAGTGGCCGACGCTCGCCTCCTCCATCGCCCGTAAGTGGCTGACCGAGGGCCTCGCCGACCGGGCGATCACCCGGGATCTCGACTGGGGCGTGCCGGTGCCCGGCGACGTGTGGCCCGAACTGGCCGCCGCCGGAAAGGTGTTCTACGTCTGGTTCGACGCCCCGATCGAGTACCTCGGCGCGACGAGGGAATGGGCCGACGCAGCACCGGCCGGCGAGAGCCGGGACTGGAAGTCCTGGTGGTACGAGGCCGACGACGTCCGTCACACCGAGTTCATGGCCAAGGACAACGTCCCCTTCCACACCGTGATGTTCCCGGCCACCATCATCGGCACCCGCGCCCCCTGGAAGAAGGTCGACCAGGTCAAGGCCTTCAACTGGCTCACCTACTACGGCGGGAAGTTCTCCACCAGCCGGCGGCACGGCATCTTCACCGACGCCGCCCTGGAGCTGCTGCCCGCCGACTACTGGCGCTACTTCCTGATCGCCAACGCCCCGGAGTCGGACGACAGCAGCTTCAGCTGGGAGCTGTTCGCGTCCGTGGTGAACAAGGACCTCGCGGACACCCTCGGCAACTTCGTCAACCGGGTGCTGTCCTTCGGTCTCAAGCGGTTCGGCGACAGGGTCCCGGTGGGCGGCCGACCCGGCGAGGCCGAACACGCGCTGGGCGAGGAGGTCGCCGGCCTGCTCGCCGAGTACGAGGGCCACCTGGAGGCCCTGCGGCTGCGCAGGGCCGCCCAGGCGCTGCGGGCCCTGTGGAGCGCGGGCAACTCCTACCTGGAAGCCAAGGCCCCCTGGGTGGAGGTCAGGACCGACGAGGCCGCGGCCGCCCTCACCCTGCGCACCGCGATGAACCTGATCCACCTGTACGGCGTCGTCTCCGCCCCGTTGATCCCCGCGACCGCCGACGCCATGCGGGCGGTGTTCTCACTGCCGGCGCACGGCCCGGCGGCGGAGCTCGCCTGGGTGACCGGCGAGCAGGCCGCCGCGCTGGACCTCGTACCCGCCGGCACCGCCTTCGTGGTTCCGCCGGTACTGTTCGCCAAGATCGACGACGAGCGGCTCGACGCCTGGCGGGAGCGGTTCGGCGCCGGCTGAGCGGCGCCCGGCCGGGACCGACACGGCCGGGCGCCGCTCGCACGCGGCCGGGCTCCCCACCGGCGCCGGACTCCCCGCCGGGGCCCGGCCGCGGGGGCACCGACGACCCTCCGGGGCCCTCCCCCGGGGCGGCGGTAGAGTCGGCGCCGACGGAGTGAACCGGTCGCTCCGAGCATGAGGGCAGGGCCCGAATGAGGCGTTTCACCATCAGCGACATCGCAGCCCGGGCCGGTGTGTCCAAGGTGGCGGTCTC
The sequence above is drawn from the Kitasatospora sp. NBC_00315 genome and encodes:
- a CDS encoding acyltransferase family protein, whose amino-acid sequence is MSSTVVPDLRPESFTIPGPPPGGSGSRRPGTPGPGPRPAAFRPDIEGLRAVAVLAVLGFHAAVPGLAGGFVGVDVFFVISGYLITALLVREAVTTGRIRLGEFFSRRARRLLPSAALVLGTVALAGAWLTAPLRRTDLEYDVLASALSVSNWRFVAQQTDYLAAGRDPSPLLHFWSLAVEEQFYLVWAPLLAVLVLLTARAVRRGRAVRATVAVLTALLTLGSFALSLHWTHGSVSLAYLGTPSRVWQFGVGALLALLPWHRLRGPLPLRLLCGWAGAAAIVCCVLGYDAATPYPGYAALVPTLGAAAVILAGTPGRDGGGPVAGAPVAGGPGVDRLLAARAPRAVGRLSYNLYLWHWPVLVLAEARFGVLGWPVRVALTLAAVLPAAAALRWIEQPLRRSRTLSELPRRGLSLGLAAVVVPVVLALVVGTGTLRLLGPAAPVDMLGLPPGSPDGTSLLSRTAAPLRSGPTVPDAVQARKDFPPDGECEVAPAVTVSPDCRFGAPGPDRIVLLGDSHAGQWFSPMLAIAAERNWALEELVKQGCPLPELTVVNPQLGREYRECDSWRANSVARLRSEPRPRLIVIASLNRYTDDQQRLADGWERTLAPLRELGVPIVYLQDTPVPGTDIPVCLSGHPDDPGACAFDRARAQWPDPLAQAIAAGRMPGVRSVEVNSVLCPGEGRSCPAVLERILLYRDDAHLTNVAAVVLTPRLERLLTGAGVVPARTEAGADGWTQLLRDDFDGPAGSRPSAADWQYDLGTCYPGCPAAQWGTGEVETMTDSTANVRLDGRGTLEIAPTLENGRWTSGRIESRRSDLTPPPGGVMRIEASIALPDVTGPAAAGYWPALWTLGSGLRDGYTGWPAIGEIDVMEAVNGRDSVFGTMHCGTADGGPCQEPKGLGSAEQPCPDCRTGFHTYAVELDFTPGAEQVRWYLDGREYHRVTADRMDPATWDRAVHHGQFLILDVAMGGNLPAALGATPGPATEAGHPMRVQYVAVSTRGGGHS
- a CDS encoding glycosyltransferase family 2 protein, which gives rise to MTIHHLPQPPSDQELYWYFGPQRRWVLICASLAFVFTAATMLTFSLRTPALWAFLAVLVLNLAALALSSVNSLRQRRLTRQSHEVLVNAWHPAELPTVDLYLPTCGEPLDVLENAYRAVSAVDWPGALTVWVLDDADRAEVAALAAGYGYRYVVRPDRGHLKKAGNLNHALTLSEAQYIAILDADFAPRPDFLRHLVPYFADPRTGIVQSPQCFDTDETMDWIQRAAGSAQEWFFRWIQPSRDASDAAICCGSNAVYRRAAIDAAGGFARLDHSEDLFTGLALYEQGFRTLYVPVLVAKGTSPDNLASFVNQQYRWAMGNLHLLGSPELKRIGAPWRMRLCFYEGVVGYLTTAVNIFAAPLPPLVMMFRYPDEIRPWHVLPLLAPLWLWHVLLPRISRTRWRVEVIRSNVLMSVAAGAAFWHTLRGRSAAWVPTGAGRTRPGGLARQVVLVSLGWLCASVGAAAVGLALAVARNGWGPNWGLGLYLVVQAQIGLPLIRDLLTELRPAAEGPGAARSAARSAARAERRARRGTPPARLLPRRWPEASAATAALVLTALLASGWVSPMLPWLD
- a CDS encoding siderophore-interacting protein; this translates as MAERPVRRPRKPHTAEVVRTERLTPHMQRVVLGGEGLAAFTAGTSTDHYVKLLFPAEGVEYPEPFDLERIREEFPREQWPVTRTYTVRSWNPELRELALDFVIHGDEGLAGPWAARARPGDVVRFNGPGGGYAPDVEADWHLLAGDESALPAIAAALESLPADAVVRAFVEVAGPEEEQKFDSGVEVVWLHRGERPVGGPLVDAVRGLAFPPGRVHAFVHGEAGFVKELRALLRVEREIPREDLSISGYWRLGHDEDGWQSSKREWNAEVEAEQEGTTA
- the metG gene encoding methionine--tRNA ligase → MARHLITSALPYINGIKHLGNMVGSMLPADVYSRYLRRRGHEVLYICATDEHGTPAELAAKAAGLPVEEYCARQHLAQKAVYDGFALSFDHFGRSSSRQNREITQEFARELHANGFVEERSVRQVYSNTDGRFLPDRYIEGTCPYCGYDKARGDQCENCTRLLDPTDLIDARSAVSGSRDLEVRETTHLFLLQSRLEGEVAAWIDACGGEWPTLASSIARKWLTEGLADRAITRDLDWGVPVPGDVWPELAAAGKVFYVWFDAPIEYLGATREWADAAPAGESRDWKSWWYEADDVRHTEFMAKDNVPFHTVMFPATIIGTRAPWKKVDQVKAFNWLTYYGGKFSTSRRHGIFTDAALELLPADYWRYFLIANAPESDDSSFSWELFASVVNKDLADTLGNFVNRVLSFGLKRFGDRVPVGGRPGEAEHALGEEVAGLLAEYEGHLEALRLRRAAQALRALWSAGNSYLEAKAPWVEVRTDEAAAALTLRTAMNLIHLYGVVSAPLIPATADAMRAVFSLPAHGPAAELAWVTGEQAAALDLVPAGTAFVVPPVLFAKIDDERLDAWRERFGAG